The Kitasatospora albolonga nucleotide sequence TTCCTCATACCCGGGCACGAGCCGGAGGCGTACGCCCGCGCGCTGGAGCGGTTCGCGGACGCGCCGGAGCTGGTCGAGCGGATGGGCGCGGCGGCGGCGGCGCACGCGCAGTCCTTCGGCTGGGACACGGCGGCCTCGGGGACGGCCGACGTGTACACGGCCGCGCTGACCGACCACCGCCGCCGCGCGCTCACGCACCACGGCTGAGCCACGTCCGTACGTACGCACCGTCCGTACGCACCCTGTGCACCACGGCTGCTGAGCCCCTCCTGCCCGCCCGCCCCCGCTGACGTACGCTCGCTGCATGGCTGACGTACCCGAGGAAACAGCAGCGGCCCAGGTCATCGAGGCGACGCTGAACGATGCCGGGCTCGCCTGGGAGAGTCCCGCGCCCGGCAACTACGTCGTGACGCTGCCGGGCACGCGCAAGCTCTCGACGACCTGTTCGCTGATCGTCGGCAAGCACTCCCTCTCCCTCAACGCCTTCGTCGTCCGCCACCCGGACGAGAACGACGCCGAGGTCCACCGCTGGCTCCTGGAGCGCAACCTCCGCCTCTTCGGGGTGAGTTACGCGATCGACTCCCTCGGCGACATCTACCTGGTCGGCAAGCTGCCGCTCTCCGTGGTCACCCCCGAGGAGCTGGACCGGCTGCTCGGCACGGTCCTGGAGGCGGCCGACGACTCGTTCAACACCCTCCTCGAACTGGGCTTCGCGAGCTCGATCCGCAAGGAGTACGCGTGGCGGGTGTCGCGCGGCGAGTCCACGCGCAACCTCGACGCGTTCAGCCACCTGATCGAGCGCTCGCCCGGCGGCTGACCGGCAGGGCCAAGGAGCGGGCGGGCGGCGGGGGTTGTACGGCGGCTCCGCACAGTGCGTTCACAGGGTGATCACAGCCGAATCACGATCCGCCGAGAGGGCTCGCCGGGAAGAACATCGCTCAGAGGTTCGATCGTAAGGTGAGGATCACTGCGACGGCCCGTCCCAGACGGCCTCGGAGTGCCGCACGGGGGGAGGGGCGGTTGCTCCCGAACCGGAGAGAAGAACCATGCGCGCCACTGCCGTACGCCGTACCGCCCTCGCCGCCTGCGCGGTGTCCCTGACCCTGCTCGTCACCGCCTGCGGCGGCTCGTCCGACACCGGCGCGGGGGCCGGGAAGAACGACAAGGCCGGTGCCGCCGACGCGAGCAGCCAGGCCCCGAAGGGCGATGCCGGGGCCGAGGCCGGTGGCAAGGCCCTCAGCGCCGCCGAGTTGGAGACCGCGTCGCTCAAGCAGGGTGACGTCGAGGGCCACAAGGTCACCAAGGCGGGCCCGGACGACGAGGTTCCGGCGGACGGCCTGAAGACCGACAAGGAAGCCTGCGTGCCGGTCGTCCACGCCATGTTCGGTGTGGCGGCGGACGGTTCGAAGGCCACCGCCAAGCGCAAGGTGGTCACCGAGCCGGTGAAGGGCGCCAAGAAGCCGGTCGAGGACATGTCGGAGGAAGGGGTCGAGGACGCCATGAAAGCGGCCTTCGACCTGACGTCCACCCTCGTTGCGCTGAACACGTACGACGGGGCGGCGGGCCCGGACGCGTACGCCGCCGTGAAGAAGGCCGCGGCGGAGTGCGCGGGCGGCTTCACCGTCACGATCGCGGGCGACCGGCAGAAGATCGTCTCGGTCACCGAGGAGAAGATCACCGGCGGCGACGAGGCGGCGGCCTGGACGGTCGTCCAGGAGCAGGACGGGGCGAAGTTCGCGTACAAGCTGGTGGCGCTCCGCAAGGCAAGCACCGTGGCGACGTTCTTCTCCTTCAACCTGACGGCGGGTGCGGACGGCGGTGCCAAGTTCACCCTGCCGACGGAGGTCGTGGCGGCGCAGGCGAAGAAGCTCGGCTGACGGGCCCGACGCTCCGGCGTACGCCCCCTGCCCCGGCACTTCGGTGTCAGGGCAGGGGAACGAGCCGTACGACGGTGACGGTCAGCACGGACCGGGAGACGTAGTAGAGGACGATGGCCCCGGAGACGGTCGCCTCGCGCCGGTCCCGCTCGCTCTTGACGGCGGTCGAGGCGTGGCCGTACGGCTCCCTGCCCAGGGTGCGGGCCATCGCGTCCCGGAAGACCTGGCCGTCACGCATCTTGGCCAGGGTGTCATCGGCGGGCGGCGCGTAGGAGATACGGAAGCTCAAGCGACGCTCCGCCTCTCGGCCTCGTCCTGGGCCAGCCGGTCCAGGATCTGTTCGGCCTCCGGATCGGGAACGGCCTCCAGCATCCAGTGCCGCATGACGGCCTGGATCTCGTGGACCCCGGCCTCGTTGATGGCGAGGTCGAACTCCTCGCGTCTCTCCTCGGGCAGCGCGGCCCGGATGTCCGGGATGCTGTTGGGCACCTCGACCTCGGTACCGCCGACGAAGGTCTTCAGAGACTCGCCCATGATCGCTCTCCCCGATCTCCTTGCCCTTGGTGCCGCCACCTCTGGCCGCTGATCCCGGTGCTGCCGGGCTTGCTTGGGGCCACCGTAGTGCGTGGGACCCCCAGTTCGGCCCCTGCCCGCACGACCGGTGTACGACAGAAACGTGTTCGGACCGTGCGGTGGTGGGTTTCAGGCCGGGCGGAACGGTGCAGGTGCGGGCTCGGGCTCGGGTGCAGGCTCGGGCCGGGGTACGGGCTCGGGCCGGGCGAAGGGGAAGACGGGAGCGGGTGCGGGGTGGGGAGCCGGAAGCGGAGCGGGGAACTCACCGGTCCGGAGGCCGAGGCGGTGGAGCGCTACCGGGAGCTGCGGCGGCGCGGCCGTCCGAGCCCGCCGGCCCTGGACGGGCCGAGGATTCGGGCGAAGGTCGACCAGGGCTGGCAGGGGGCGCGCTTCCGCGCCTTCTTCCTCGGAGCGGGCATTCTGCTCTGTGCCGGGGGCGGGCTGATGATCGCGGCAGCCGTGGTGCTCACGGACCGGGGCGAATCCGTCCACGCCTCGCTCGGCGTCCGGGGCGCCGTCGTGGCGGGCTTCGGCGTCCTGGTCCTGATCGGCCATCCGGTCAAGGTCCTGCTGGCCCGGCGACGGTGGAAGCGCCTGCTCGCCACGGAGGGCGAGGGCAAGGGCAAGGACGGGAACGAGGAGAGCTGACGGTGTCAGGCGTCGAGGCCGGCGGCCTCGGTGGCGCGGCGCAGACGCTGCTGCCTGACCCGGTGGAGGAGCATGTTCACCGCGAAGTACGCAGCGGTCGCTCCGGCTGTCACCCGGACCCAGAGCAGGGACACGGAGCTTGCCGCCGTCCAGGTACCGGCGACGATGACGATCCAGTCGAAGGCCGTGGGCTTCTCATGGAACATCTGCCACTTGGCCACGGCGCGTCCCCCCAGTCATATGATCCGCGCCATTGTTCCATGAGGGCCGGAGCCCGGGAGGCCCGGGAAACCAGGAAGGTCAGGCGGGCCGAGGCACGATGCTCACGGCGCGGTAGCCGTACCCGTCCTGCCGGAAGCCCGGCGCCTCCCAGGTGAGATCGACCCGCTGCCCGGCCGTCAACGTACGGAAGCCGCTCGACTGGATGGCGGAGTAGTGGCCGAAGCAACCCCCCGGGGTCGCGGCGGAGTCGAGCACACCCCACCCCTCCTCGTCGTCCCACTCACGAACCGTCGCAGTCACCATGTCGGCCATGCCCGAACCGTACGGGCTCGCCTGCGGCGGAATCGAACAGTTTTCCGCCGCGTGAGCCCCCGGCACGAACAAGCCCCCCACCAGCGGGCGAACCGCAGGTGAGGGGCTTCTTCGGATGCGCCGGTGGTGCGGCTACTTCTTCTTGCCCTGGTTCTTCACGGCCTCGATGGCCGCCTTCGCCGCGTCCGGGTCGAGGTACGTGCCGCCCGGGTTCAGCGGCTTGAAGTCGGCGTCGAGCTCGTAGGAGAGCGGGATGCCGGTCGGGATGTTGAGGCCCGAGATGTCCTCGTCGGAGATGCCGTCCAGGTGCTTCACCAGGCCCCGGAGGCTGTTGCCGTGGGCCGCCACCAGGACCGTGCGGCCGGTGAGGAGGTCCGGGACGATGCTGTCGAACCAGTACGGGAGCATCCGGACGACGACGTCCTTCAGGCACTCCGTGTCCGGGCGCAGCTCCGGCGGGAGGTCCGCGTAGCGCGCGTCGTCGAACTGGCTGTACTCGTCGTCGCGGGCCAGCGGCGGCGGCGGGGTGTCGTACGAGCGGCGCCAGAGCATGAACTGCTCCTCGCCGAACTCGGCGAGCGTCTGGGCCTTGTCCTTGCCCTGGAGGGCGCCGTAGTGGCGCTCGTTCAGACGCCAGGAGCGGCGGACCGGAATCCAGAGGCGGTCGGCGGACTCCAGGGCCAGCTGCGCGGTGCGGATCGCGCGGCGCTGGAGGGAGGTGTGCAGGACATCGGGGAGCAGACCGGCGTCCTTGAGCAGCTCACCGCCCCGGACTGCCTCCTTCTCGCCCTTCTCGGTGAGGTTGACGTCCACCCAACCGGTGAACAGGTTCTTCGCGTTCCATTCGCTCTCGCCGTGGCGGAGGAGGATCAGCTTGTACGGTGCGTCGGCCATGAGTCCGAGCGTAATCGAACCCGCGCGCCCCCCGCGCGACCGCCCGCAACGCGGACAGGGCCGGGGCCGGGACACCCCCGGCGGTCGGACGATTGACGGTCGGCGTCAATCCGGTGGCGGGCGGGGAAGCGGGGTTCGTAACGTTCGGAAGGTCGTCACGTTTCGGAAGGCCGCCGGGAGCGCTGCCCGAGGCGAACGTTCCGTCGTCCGTTCCGTACGTCCCGTGGGGGGAACCGCATGTCCGTCGCCGGTCTCAGAACAGCCGTCCGCGAGACCGTCTCCGGGCTGCCCCGGGAGTTCTGGTGGCTCTGGCTGAGCACACTGGTCAACCGGCTCGGGGGCTTCGTCGCCACCTTCATGGCCCTGTACCTGACCCTGGAGCGGGGCTACTCCGCCTCGTACGCCGGTCTCGTCGTCGCCCTCCACGGGCTCGGCGGGGTCGTCTCCTCGCTCGGCGCCGGAGTGATGACCGACCGGCTCGGGCGGCGGCCCACCATGCTGATCGCGCAGCTGTCGATGGCCGTCTCCGTGGCGGTGCTCGGGTTCATGGAGCACCCCGTCGCCATCGCCGCCGTCGCGCTCTTCGTCGGTATGGCGAGCAACGCCTCGCGCCCCGCCGTCCAGGCGATGATGGCGGACATCGTGCCCCCCAAGGACCGGGTGCGGGCCTTCTCGCTCAACTACTGGGCCATCAACCTCGGGTTCGCCGTCTCCGCCGCCGGGGCCGGGTTCATCGCCGAGTACAGCTATCTGGCCGGCTTCCTCGTCGAGGCCGTGATGGTCCTCGCGTGCGCCGTCGTCGTCTTCCTGAAGGTGCCGGAGTCGCGGCCGGAGCAGGCGCCCGTGAAGCGTGTCGGCGGCAAGCGGGGCAAGGACGAGGTGCGGCTCACCACCGTCCTGCGCGACGGGCGCTTCATGGGGGTCGTGGGGCTGTCGTTCCTGGTGGCACTGATCTTCCAGCAGGGGTACGTGGGGCTGCCGGTGGCGATGGGGGCGGACGGGTTCTCCAGCTCCGACTTCGGCACCGCCCTCGCCGTCAACGGCGTGCTGATCGTGGCCCTCCAGATCCCCGTCACCCGTTTCATCCAGCACCGCGACCCGCGTCGGCTGCTGATCATCTCCTCGCTGGTCGCCGGGTACGGCTTCGGGCTGACCGCCTTCGCCGGGTCCGTCGCCGTGTACGCCCTGACGGTGTGCGTCTGGACCCTCGCCGAGATCGTCAACGCGCCCACCCAGACGGGCCTGGTCGTCCAGCTGTCACCGGCTCAGGGCCGGGGCCGCTACCAGGGCGTGTACACGATGTCCTGGTCCGTCGCCGCCCTCGTCGCGCCCCTCATGTCCGGTTTCGTGATCGACCGTTACGGCGCCGCCTGGCTCTGGGGCGCCTGCGCGGTGATCGGTACGGTCGCCGGGCTCGGCTACTGGCTGCTCATGCGCGACCTGCCCCGCGAGGAGGTCCTCGGCGAGGAGCCCGTGATCGAGCCCGCCCCCGTACCCGCCCAGGCCCGGCCGGACCAGGCCGAGCCCGACCCGGCGGCCGCCATGGAGCGCGCGGCCGACCCCGGCCCCGTGAGGACGACCCCGTAAGCCCCCAGGGACCACAAGGCCGTAAGCCCCCGCGCACCACGACGGCGCCCGCCCGGAGAACGAAACCGGGCGGGCGCCGTCCGCGTGTGCCGGCCATACCGGGCTCCGGTCAGCCGCAGCAGCCGCCGCACTGGCACGGGGCCCCGGACTGGCAGCCGCACCCGCAGCCCGAGCCGCAGCCGCAGGCGCCGAGCACGGTCAGGTGCACCACTTCGGTCGGGGTCTCCTGCTGGGGTTCGGTCATGGGGGAATCGGCCATGGTCCCTCCTCAGGGGCGTACGGCTGGGCGGCGGACGCCGGTGCGCCGCCGCCGGGGACGTACGGACACGGCACGTACCGCGTACGGCCATGGCGCCGCCCCCGCCCCATTGCATGCCCAGCCCGACCGGCGCATCAACGGCGCATGCATGCAGGAACGCATGTGCGACCGGCGTGCGCCGGGAGCGTACGCCCCAGGGACGTACGAAGCGCGCACGTACGTCGTACGCACCGCGTACGTACGACGTACGGCGGCCGGGACGCGTAACGGCTACGCGCCCTCCACCGGCGTCGCCGCCTGGATCTCGTCCGCGTGCTCACCCGTCACCAAGTAGACGACGCGCTTCGCCACCGACACCGCGTGGTCCGCGAAACGCTCGTAGTAGCGGCCCAGCAGCGTCACGTCGACGGCCGTCTCGATGCCGTGCTTCCAGCGGTCGTCCATCAGGTGCTGGAAGAGTGTGCGGTGCAGCAGGTCCATCTCGTCGTCGTCCTGCTCCAGCTGGAGCGCCAGGTCGACGTCCTTGGTGATGATGACCTCGGCGGCCTTGGCCATCAGCCGCTGGGCGAGCTGGCCCATCTCCAGGATCGTGGCGTGCAGGTCGTTGGGGACCGCCGACTGCGGGAAGCGCAGCCGGGCCAGCTTCGCCACGTGCTGGGCGAGGTCGCCGGAGCGCTCCAGGTCGGCGCTCATCCGCAGCGAGGTCACCACGATCCGCAGATCGGTCGCCACGGGCTGCTGACGGGCGAGGAGGGCGATCGCGCGCGCCTCCAGGTCGTGCTGGAGGTCGTCCACCTTCTGGTCGCCGGCGATCACGCTCTCCGCGAGCTTCAGGTCGGCGTCGAGCATGGACGTGGTCGCCCGGCCGATCGCCGAACCGACCAGCCGGGCCATCTCGACCAGGCCCTCTCCGATCGAGTCGAGTTCCTCGTGGTAAGCGTCGCGCATGGAAGTCCCTCTCCAGTTCCAACTGAGGCCGGGGTCTCGGACCGACCCCCACGGTGCCACGGTGGGG carries:
- a CDS encoding YbjN domain-containing protein, with the translated sequence MADVPEETAAAQVIEATLNDAGLAWESPAPGNYVVTLPGTRKLSTTCSLIVGKHSLSLNAFVVRHPDENDAEVHRWLLERNLRLFGVSYAIDSLGDIYLVGKLPLSVVTPEELDRLLGTVLEAADDSFNTLLELGFASSIRKEYAWRVSRGESTRNLDAFSHLIERSPGG
- a CDS encoding phosphoglyceromutase is translated as MADAPYKLILLRHGESEWNAKNLFTGWVDVNLTEKGEKEAVRGGELLKDAGLLPDVLHTSLQRRAIRTAQLALESADRLWIPVRRSWRLNERHYGALQGKDKAQTLAEFGEEQFMLWRRSYDTPPPPLARDDEYSQFDDARYADLPPELRPDTECLKDVVVRMLPYWFDSIVPDLLTGRTVLVAAHGNSLRGLVKHLDGISDEDISGLNIPTGIPLSYELDADFKPLNPGGTYLDPDAAKAAIEAVKNQGKKK
- a CDS encoding MFS transporter; the encoded protein is MSVAGLRTAVRETVSGLPREFWWLWLSTLVNRLGGFVATFMALYLTLERGYSASYAGLVVALHGLGGVVSSLGAGVMTDRLGRRPTMLIAQLSMAVSVAVLGFMEHPVAIAAVALFVGMASNASRPAVQAMMADIVPPKDRVRAFSLNYWAINLGFAVSAAGAGFIAEYSYLAGFLVEAVMVLACAVVVFLKVPESRPEQAPVKRVGGKRGKDEVRLTTVLRDGRFMGVVGLSFLVALIFQQGYVGLPVAMGADGFSSSDFGTALAVNGVLIVALQIPVTRFIQHRDPRRLLIISSLVAGYGFGLTAFAGSVAVYALTVCVWTLAEIVNAPTQTGLVVQLSPAQGRGRYQGVYTMSWSVAALVAPLMSGFVIDRYGAAWLWGACAVIGTVAGLGYWLLMRDLPREEVLGEEPVIEPAPVPAQARPDQAEPDPAAAMERAADPGPVRTTP
- a CDS encoding phosphate transport system regulatory protein PhoU is translated as MRDAYHEELDSIGEGLVEMARLVGSAIGRATTSMLDADLKLAESVIAGDQKVDDLQHDLEARAIALLARQQPVATDLRIVVTSLRMSADLERSGDLAQHVAKLARLRFPQSAVPNDLHATILEMGQLAQRLMAKAAEVIITKDVDLALQLEQDDDEMDLLHRTLFQHLMDDRWKHGIETAVDVTLLGRYYERFADHAVSVAKRVVYLVTGEHADEIQAATPVEGA